In a genomic window of Pelotomaculum thermopropionicum SI:
- the PurD gene encoding phosphoribosylamine-glycine ligase, with translation MKVLVVGGGGREHALVWKIRQSPRVREVYCAPGNAGIAREATCVNIGAEDITGLRDFAREKGIDLTVVGPEAPLNAGIADLFQEAGLRIFGPSRAAAEIEGSKVLAKEIMAKYGIPTADYAVFDRPDRAAAYIKQKGAPCVVKADGLAAGKGVIVAMDEQAALDAVCSIMVDRIFGSAGDRVVVEECLTGEEVSILAFTDGYNVVPMVSSQDHKRVFDGDQGPNTGGMGAYAPAPVYSPEVHRRTVEEILVPIVRALDAEGRTYRGVIYAGLMVTPKGPKVLEFNARFGDPEAQPVLTLLDTDLVEIMEAVLENRLDRVEIRWKKQASVCVVLASGGYPGSYEKGKVIRGLDQIPEGVVVFHAGTAQKDGETVTAGGRVLGVTALGPDIPAAIEAAYAAAGKISFEGMHYRRDIGKKALKHLSG, from the coding sequence ATGAAAGTGCTGGTGGTGGGCGGAGGCGGGCGTGAGCATGCGCTGGTCTGGAAGATAAGGCAGAGCCCCCGCGTAAGGGAAGTTTACTGCGCCCCCGGCAACGCCGGTATTGCCCGGGAAGCAACCTGCGTCAATATCGGCGCCGAAGACATAACCGGCTTGAGGGACTTTGCGAGGGAGAAGGGCATCGACCTGACCGTGGTCGGGCCCGAGGCGCCGCTAAACGCGGGGATAGCCGATTTGTTCCAGGAGGCCGGGCTGAGGATCTTCGGGCCTTCCCGGGCGGCGGCCGAAATTGAGGGGAGCAAGGTGCTGGCCAAGGAGATCATGGCCAAATACGGCATTCCCACGGCGGACTACGCCGTGTTTGACCGGCCGGACCGGGCTGCCGCCTACATAAAACAGAAAGGCGCGCCCTGCGTGGTCAAGGCGGACGGCCTTGCTGCCGGCAAGGGCGTGATTGTGGCAATGGATGAGCAGGCCGCCCTTGATGCGGTGTGCTCGATCATGGTGGACAGGATCTTCGGCAGCGCCGGCGACCGGGTGGTGGTGGAGGAGTGTTTGACGGGCGAGGAGGTCAGCATACTGGCCTTTACCGACGGGTACAACGTGGTTCCCATGGTCTCGTCCCAGGATCACAAGCGGGTCTTCGACGGTGATCAGGGCCCCAATACCGGCGGGATGGGGGCCTACGCCCCGGCTCCGGTTTACAGCCCGGAGGTGCACCGGCGGACCGTGGAGGAGATCCTGGTTCCCATAGTCCGCGCCCTGGATGCCGAGGGGCGCACTTACCGCGGCGTCATTTACGCCGGTTTGATGGTTACCCCAAAAGGGCCGAAGGTGCTGGAGTTCAACGCCCGTTTCGGCGATCCGGAGGCTCAGCCGGTGCTGACCCTGCTGGATACCGACCTGGTGGAAATTATGGAAGCTGTTTTGGAGAACCGGCTGGACCGCGTGGAGATCAGGTGGAAGAAACAGGCCTCGGTCTGCGTCGTCCTGGCTTCCGGCGGTTATCCCGGCTCTTACGAGAAGGGCAAGGTTATCCGCGGCCTCGATCAGATACCGGAAGGTGTGGTTGTTTTTCATGCCGGCACCGCCCAAAAGGACGGTGAAACCGTTACGGCCGGGGGGCGGGTGCTGGGCGTGACGGCCCTTGGGCCCGATATACCTGCTGCCATCGAAGCGGC
- the PurH gene encoding AICAR transformylase/IMP cyclohydrolase PurH (only IMP cyclohydrolase domain in Aful): MEVRRALISVSNKAGVVEFARGLVELGVEVISTGGTAKTLREAGVPVTYISDVTGFPEILDGRVKTLHPGVHGGILALRNREHLGQLEEHNIKPIDLVAVNLYPFRETVARPGVTLAEAVENIDIGGPAMVRSAAKNFQNVLVVVNPERYDEVLEALRQGEVSGELRLSLALEAFAHTASYDAAIASYLEGLHGGKELFPPTLNISVRRAQELRYGENPHQKAAFYRDPAVAGPCVGNAVQLWGKELSYNNILDLNSAFELVREFAEPAAVIIKHNNPCGCACSSNLADAYRKAYEGDPVSAFGGIVALNRVVDAGTAAEMAKIFLEAVIAPGFAEDALKILKAKASLRLLETGPITGQTSDRLELRKVNGGLLVQEADREVLNRSELKVVTRRQPTAEEMEELIFAMTVVKHVKSNAIVITRGRQLLGVGAGQMNRVGSARIALQQAGEKARGAVMGSDAFFPFNDTVLEAARGGITAIIQPGGSVRDEESIKAADEHGLAMVFTGMRHFKH; this comes from the coding sequence ATGGAGGTCAGGCGCGCCCTGATCAGCGTGTCGAACAAGGCCGGGGTGGTCGAATTTGCCCGCGGCCTGGTAGAGCTGGGAGTCGAGGTCATTTCCACGGGCGGTACGGCTAAAACCCTGCGGGAGGCCGGGGTGCCGGTAACGTATATTTCCGATGTGACCGGTTTTCCCGAAATCCTGGACGGCAGGGTGAAAACGCTGCACCCCGGCGTGCACGGCGGCATTCTGGCCCTGCGCAACCGGGAGCACCTGGGCCAGCTTGAGGAGCACAACATCAAGCCCATCGACCTGGTAGCGGTAAACCTGTATCCTTTCCGGGAAACCGTGGCCAGGCCGGGCGTTACCCTGGCAGAAGCTGTCGAAAACATCGACATAGGCGGCCCCGCCATGGTTCGCTCCGCAGCCAAGAACTTTCAGAATGTGCTGGTCGTTGTTAACCCGGAGCGCTATGACGAGGTTCTGGAAGCTCTCCGCCAGGGCGAGGTGAGCGGCGAGCTGAGGTTGTCGCTAGCCCTGGAGGCCTTTGCCCACACCGCCTCTTACGACGCCGCCATCGCTTCGTACCTGGAAGGGCTGCACGGCGGCAAAGAGCTCTTTCCGCCCACTTTGAACATTTCGGTCAGGCGGGCGCAGGAGCTCCGCTACGGTGAAAACCCCCACCAGAAGGCGGCCTTTTACCGCGATCCGGCGGTGGCCGGCCCCTGCGTGGGCAATGCCGTTCAGTTGTGGGGGAAGGAGCTTTCCTACAACAACATCCTGGATCTTAATTCGGCCTTCGAGCTTGTACGGGAGTTTGCCGAACCAGCCGCGGTCATCATCAAACACAACAACCCGTGCGGCTGCGCCTGCTCGTCCAACCTGGCGGATGCCTACAGGAAGGCCTACGAGGGCGACCCCGTCTCTGCCTTTGGCGGAATCGTGGCCTTGAACAGGGTGGTGGATGCCGGGACGGCGGCGGAGATGGCAAAAATTTTCCTGGAGGCGGTCATAGCTCCCGGCTTTGCGGAGGATGCCCTGAAGATACTGAAGGCAAAGGCCTCGCTGAGGCTGCTTGAAACCGGGCCGATAACCGGCCAGACCAGCGACCGCCTGGAGCTCAGGAAGGTAAACGGCGGCCTGCTGGTGCAGGAGGCCGACCGGGAGGTGCTCAACCGGTCTGAGCTGAAAGTGGTGACCAGAAGGCAGCCCACCGCAGAAGAAATGGAAGAGCTCATTTTTGCCATGACCGTGGTCAAGCACGTCAAGTCCAACGCCATCGTGATAACCAGGGGGCGCCAGCTTCTCGGCGTGGGTGCCGGACAGATGAACAGGGTGGGCTCCGCCCGGATCGCCCTCCAGCAGGCCGGGGAGAAGGCCCGCGGGGCGGTTATGGGCTCCGATGCCTTTTTCCCGTTTAACGATACCGTTCTGGAGGCGGCCAGGGGCGGCATAACCGCAATAATCCAGCCCGGCGGCTCGGTGCGGGACGAGGAGTCGATAAAGGCTGCCGATGAGCACGGCCTGGCCATGGTGTTTACGGGCATGAGGCATTTCAAGCACTAA
- the PurN gene encoding folate-dependent phosphoribosylglycinamide formyltransferase PurN, with protein sequence MKKLRLGVMASGRGSNLQAIMDAAAAGRIDAEVAVVISDKEDAFALERARKAGIPAEFVDPGKFNSKEDYEKVLVDILNRYEVGLVCLAGYMRIVGRVMLEAFPNRIMNIHPALLPSFPGLHGQRQAWEYGVKISGCTVHFVDEGIDTGPIIIQAAVPVLEGDDVDTLAARILEQEHRIYPQAIQLFASGRLQINGRKVSIKEEQPSS encoded by the coding sequence GTGAAAAAATTGCGCCTGGGCGTCATGGCTTCCGGGCGGGGTTCCAACCTTCAGGCCATCATGGACGCTGCCGCAGCAGGCAGGATTGACGCGGAGGTTGCTGTGGTGATCAGCGACAAGGAGGATGCTTTCGCCCTGGAAAGGGCGCGAAAGGCCGGCATCCCGGCCGAGTTCGTCGATCCCGGGAAATTTAACTCGAAGGAAGACTACGAGAAAGTGCTGGTGGACATTTTGAACCGGTACGAGGTCGGCCTGGTCTGCCTGGCGGGGTACATGAGGATTGTAGGCAGGGTGATGCTCGAAGCCTTTCCGAACAGGATCATGAACATTCATCCCGCCCTGCTGCCGTCCTTTCCCGGTTTGCACGGCCAGCGGCAGGCCTGGGAGTACGGGGTGAAGATCAGCGGCTGCACGGTTCACTTTGTCGACGAGGGGATCGACACAGGCCCCATTATCATTCAGGCGGCCGTTCCGGTGCTGGAGGGCGATGATGTGGATACCCTGGCGGCCCGCATTCTTGAACAGGAGCACAGGATTTACCCTCAGGCCATTCAGCTTTTTGCCTCCGGGCGGCTGCAGATCAACGGCAGAAAAGTATCAATTAAAGAAGAGCAGCCCTCTTCTTAA
- the PurM gene encoding phosphoribosylaminoimidazole (AIR) synthetase: MPGRNKGLTYADAGVDIEAGNQAVRLIRDAVRSTFRPEVLADIGGFGGLFALDPARYKEPVLVSGADGVGTKLRVAMLMDRHDTVGIDAVAMCVNDILVHGAEPLFFLDYLAVGRMVPEKVAAIVSGVAEGCRRAGCALIGGETAEMPGFYGPEEYDLAGFAVGVVERGRIIDGRSIVPGDRVIGLPSSGLHSNGYSLARKVLLEMAGYGVDTYVERLGRTIGEELLEPTRIYVKAVLPLLNHFTVKGLAHITGGGLTENIPRILPPGTAVNIFLGKWPVPPVFELIGEAGGVSEAEMLRTFNMGIGLAMVVPAGQAEAVMAYLAAAGEKSYLIGEVAEGESGVNYMRGKGGK; the protein is encoded by the coding sequence ATGCCCGGGCGGAATAAAGGACTTACCTATGCTGACGCAGGGGTGGACATTGAAGCCGGAAACCAGGCGGTGCGCCTGATCCGGGACGCCGTGCGGAGCACCTTCCGGCCGGAGGTCCTGGCCGATATAGGGGGCTTTGGCGGGCTGTTTGCGCTTGATCCGGCCAGGTATAAAGAGCCGGTGCTGGTGTCCGGCGCCGATGGGGTGGGCACCAAGCTGCGGGTGGCCATGCTGATGGACCGGCATGACACCGTTGGCATCGACGCCGTGGCCATGTGCGTAAACGATATTCTCGTGCACGGGGCCGAGCCGCTGTTCTTCCTGGACTACCTGGCGGTAGGCCGGATGGTTCCGGAGAAGGTGGCGGCAATTGTAAGCGGTGTGGCGGAAGGCTGCCGCCGGGCCGGCTGCGCCCTGATCGGCGGCGAAACGGCGGAGATGCCGGGCTTCTACGGCCCGGAGGAGTACGACCTGGCCGGGTTTGCCGTGGGAGTGGTGGAGCGCGGCCGGATTATTGACGGCCGCAGCATCGTTCCGGGCGACAGGGTGATCGGCCTTCCCTCGTCCGGCCTGCACAGCAACGGCTATTCCCTTGCCCGCAAGGTGCTGCTGGAAATGGCCGGTTACGGGGTGGATACATATGTTGAGCGGCTGGGGCGCACCATAGGGGAAGAACTGCTGGAGCCCACCAGGATTTACGTAAAGGCCGTCCTGCCGCTTTTGAACCACTTTACCGTAAAGGGGCTGGCCCACATCACCGGGGGCGGCCTGACCGAAAACATTCCCCGCATCCTCCCGCCCGGTACGGCGGTTAACATCTTCCTGGGAAAGTGGCCGGTGCCCCCGGTGTTTGAACTGATCGGAGAGGCCGGCGGGGTTTCGGAGGCCGAGATGCTGCGCACCTTCAACATGGGCATAGGCCTGGCAATGGTCGTTCCGGCCGGGCAGGCGGAAGCTGTAATGGCTTACCTGGCGGCTGCGGGCGAAAAGAGCTATCTTATCGGTGAAGTGGCTGAGGGCGAGAGCGGGGTAAATTACATGCGAGGCAAAGGAGGAAAATAG
- the PurF gene encoding glutamine phosphoribosylpyrophosphate amidotransferase, with protein sequence MAEEYLGGSGGVWPADKPQEECGIFGIYGAGLDVARITYYGLYALQHRGQESAGIAVGDGERIQLIKDMGLVSDVFNHEKLSSFQGHLAVGHVRYSTTGSSHPVNAQPLVFRYARGMIGLAHNGNIANITELRSHLASTGAVFQSSTDSEVIVNLIARYSQNGLADAIHKCMVDIKGGYAILLLTEKSLIGVRDPFGIRPLCLGRKGDAHILASESCALDTVGAELVRDVEPGEIIIIDENGVNSRKPVQAGRRAHCIFEYIYFARPDSRMDGFSVSKVRREMGRQLAREYPVEADLVIPVPDSGTTAARGFAEQSGIPFEEGLMKNRYIGRTFIQPTQSIRDLGVRLKLNPVRDVLNGKRVVVVDDSIVRGTTSGKIVNMLREFGAREVHFCLSSPPVKKSCYYGIDTSNEEELIAAHKSLAEIKDFIGADGLHYLSLEGLLGVFGESRDNFCTACFSGDYPVAIPKPYEAGKYVLE encoded by the coding sequence ATGGCGGAGGAATATTTAGGAGGCTCCGGCGGGGTATGGCCGGCAGACAAGCCGCAAGAGGAGTGCGGCATCTTCGGCATTTACGGCGCCGGCCTGGATGTGGCCAGGATTACCTACTACGGCCTGTACGCCCTGCAGCACAGGGGGCAGGAGAGCGCCGGCATTGCCGTGGGCGACGGGGAGAGGATCCAGCTCATAAAAGATATGGGGCTGGTGTCCGATGTATTTAACCATGAAAAGCTAAGCAGCTTCCAGGGCCACCTGGCCGTGGGGCACGTGCGCTACTCTACCACGGGCTCGAGCCATCCCGTTAATGCCCAGCCGCTGGTGTTCCGCTATGCCAGGGGGATGATCGGCCTGGCTCACAACGGAAATATCGCCAACATTACCGAACTGCGCTCTCACCTGGCCTCAACAGGGGCGGTCTTTCAGTCGTCCACCGACAGCGAGGTGATCGTAAACCTCATTGCCAGGTACAGCCAGAACGGCCTTGCCGATGCAATCCACAAATGCATGGTTGACATCAAAGGAGGTTATGCAATTCTGCTCCTCACTGAAAAAAGCCTGATCGGGGTCCGCGACCCGTTCGGGATCAGGCCGCTCTGCCTGGGCCGCAAGGGGGACGCGCACATCCTGGCCTCGGAGTCCTGCGCCCTGGATACGGTGGGGGCGGAACTGGTGCGGGATGTGGAGCCGGGCGAGATCATAATCATCGACGAGAACGGCGTGAATTCCAGAAAGCCGGTGCAGGCCGGCAGAAGGGCCCACTGCATTTTTGAGTACATCTACTTTGCCCGGCCCGACAGCCGGATGGACGGCTTCAGCGTAAGCAAGGTGCGCCGCGAGATGGGGCGCCAGCTCGCCAGGGAGTACCCGGTTGAGGCCGACCTGGTGATACCGGTGCCAGACTCCGGCACCACCGCCGCCAGAGGGTTTGCGGAGCAGTCGGGCATACCCTTTGAGGAAGGCCTGATGAAAAACCGCTACATCGGCCGCACCTTTATTCAGCCCACCCAGAGCATCCGGGACCTGGGGGTGAGGCTCAAGCTCAATCCCGTCCGCGACGTGCTGAACGGCAAAAGGGTGGTGGTGGTGGACGACTCCATCGTGCGGGGCACCACCAGCGGCAAGATAGTAAACATGCTGCGGGAATTCGGGGCCAGGGAGGTCCACTTCTGCTTGAGCTCCCCTCCGGTAAAGAAATCCTGCTACTACGGCATAGACACGTCGAACGAGGAAGAACTGATTGCCGCCCACAAAAGCCTGGCCGAAATCAAGGACTTCATCGGCGCCGACGGGCTGCATTACCTTAGCCTGGAAGGCCTGCTGGGTGTTTTCGGGGAAAGCCGGGACAATTTCTGCACCGCCTGCTTCAGCGGCGACTACCCGGTGGCCATTCCCAAACCGTATGAAGCCGGCAAGTATGTGCTGGAGTGA
- the PurC gene encoding phosphoribosylaminoimidazolesuccinocarboxamide (SAICAR) synthase — MVQKLEQLYEGKAKRVYRTDSPDLYLVEFKDDATAFNGAKKGTIRNKGALNNQISAVFFRLLEKRGVPTHFVELAGEREMLVKALEILKVEVVVRNIAAGSLAKRLGLPEGTALPFPVLEFYYKSDELGDPMINGYHIRALGLASPEQMAKIEETALKVNGILLEYLAGKDIDLVDFKLEFGTHKGGLVLGDEISPDTCRFWDRTTREKLDKDRFRRDLGNVEGAYEEMFRRLTGKKFE, encoded by the coding sequence ATGGTTCAAAAGCTGGAGCAGCTTTATGAAGGAAAGGCCAAGCGGGTATACCGGACGGACAGCCCGGACCTGTACCTGGTCGAGTTCAAGGACGACGCCACCGCCTTTAACGGGGCCAAAAAGGGGACCATCCGGAACAAGGGGGCGCTCAACAACCAGATATCGGCGGTATTCTTCCGCCTTTTGGAGAAGCGCGGCGTCCCCACCCATTTTGTGGAGTTGGCGGGCGAGCGGGAAATGCTTGTAAAGGCCCTGGAAATATTAAAGGTCGAGGTGGTGGTCCGCAACATTGCGGCCGGCAGCCTGGCCAAGCGCCTGGGCCTGCCCGAAGGCACCGCCCTTCCCTTTCCGGTTCTGGAGTTTTATTACAAAAGCGACGAACTGGGTGACCCCATGATTAACGGCTACCACATCAGGGCGCTGGGCCTGGCCAGCCCGGAGCAGATGGCCAAAATAGAGGAAACGGCCCTTAAGGTGAACGGCATCCTGCTGGAATACCTGGCCGGCAAGGACATCGACCTGGTGGACTTCAAGCTTGAGTTCGGCACCCACAAAGGCGGGCTGGTTCTGGGGGACGAAATTTCTCCCGATACCTGCCGTTTTTGGGACAGGACGACCCGCGAGAAGCTGGACAAGGACCGCTTCCGCCGCGATCTGGGCAATGTCGAGGGTGCTTACGAGGAAATGTTCAGAAGGCTTACCGGCAAAAAATTTGAGTGA
- the PurB gene encoding adenylosuccinate lyase, whose protein sequence is MIDRYTLPEMKKIWSEENKFSKWLDIEILACEALAELGQVPREAVAEIKKKAGFDVRRIAEIEAVTNHDVIAFTTNVAEYVGDAARYIHLGLTSSDVVDTALSVLMREAGLHLLERLRQLRQALLEKAGEHRKTVMIGRTHGIHAEPITFGLKMLLWVAETERNIQRMERAVEAISVGKISGAVGTYANIDPRVEAYVCARLGLKPARVSTQVLQRDRHAEYLTTIAVIGSSLDKFATELRSLQRTDILEVEEPFKKGQKGSSAMPHKRNPITGERISGLARLLRGNALAAMENVALWNERDISHSSVERVIIPDSTIILDYMLVKLTGIISGLMVYPENMKRNIERTRGLIFSQRVLLSLVEEKGLARERAYELVQRNAMQSWRTGQNFRDLLLKDAELMAHFSAEEIDRLFDYNYHLKHVDEIYKRFGL, encoded by the coding sequence ATGATTGACCGCTATACCCTGCCGGAGATGAAAAAAATCTGGTCGGAGGAAAACAAGTTTAGCAAATGGCTTGACATCGAAATACTGGCCTGTGAGGCGCTGGCCGAACTGGGGCAGGTGCCCCGCGAGGCCGTGGCCGAGATTAAGAAAAAGGCCGGTTTCGACGTGCGGCGCATTGCCGAAATAGAGGCCGTGACCAACCACGACGTGATAGCCTTTACCACCAATGTGGCCGAGTACGTGGGCGACGCTGCCAGGTACATTCACCTTGGCCTTACCTCCTCGGACGTGGTGGACACCGCCCTCTCCGTCCTGATGAGGGAGGCCGGCCTGCACCTGTTGGAAAGGCTGAGGCAGTTGCGGCAGGCGCTTCTGGAAAAGGCCGGGGAACACAGAAAGACGGTAATGATCGGGCGCACCCACGGCATTCATGCCGAGCCGATAACTTTCGGCCTGAAAATGCTTCTCTGGGTGGCCGAAACCGAACGTAACATCCAGAGGATGGAGCGTGCGGTGGAGGCGATAAGCGTGGGCAAAATTTCGGGGGCGGTGGGCACATACGCCAATATCGACCCGCGGGTGGAAGCCTACGTCTGCGCCAGGCTGGGGCTGAAGCCGGCCAGGGTGTCCACCCAGGTGCTGCAGAGGGACCGCCACGCCGAGTATCTGACCACCATTGCGGTTATCGGCAGTTCCCTGGACAAATTCGCCACCGAACTGCGCAGCCTGCAGCGCACCGACATTCTGGAAGTGGAGGAGCCTTTCAAAAAAGGCCAGAAAGGCTCTTCGGCCATGCCGCACAAGCGCAATCCGATCACCGGCGAGCGCATTTCCGGGCTGGCCCGCCTCCTGCGCGGCAACGCCCTGGCAGCCATGGAAAACGTGGCGCTCTGGAACGAGCGCGACATCTCCCATTCTTCCGTCGAGCGGGTGATCATACCCGACAGCACCATAATCCTGGATTACATGCTGGTCAAGCTTACCGGCATCATTTCCGGCCTGATGGTTTACCCCGAAAACATGAAGCGCAATATCGAACGCACCCGCGGGCTGATTTTTTCCCAGCGCGTCCTTCTCTCTCTGGTGGAGGAAAAAGGGCTTGCCAGGGAGCGCGCCTATGAACTGGTGCAGCGCAACGCCATGCAGTCCTGGCGCACCGGCCAGAATTTCCGCGACTTGTTGCTTAAGGACGCTGAACTGATGGCCCATTTCAGCGCGGAGGAAATAGACCGGCTGTTTGACTACAACTACCACTTAAAGCACGTGGATGAAATATACAAGCGGTTCGGCCTGTAG
- a CDS encoding hypothetical membrane protein yields MKENNFVVVYWDASAVLSALFRDEYSEEALNWAQREGVHLISSLSYAEVCAVVSRIRREGLVAEVLINAAYQSLEEGPWRYLYLMPDRDKFKSLSQKWPLRGADLWHLAAAKTLQKRVPEVYLLTFDSRLAAAALGEGLQDRADNVQ; encoded by the coding sequence GTGAAAGAAAATAACTTTGTTGTTGTTTACTGGGATGCTTCCGCCGTTTTGTCCGCCCTTTTTAGAGATGAATACAGTGAGGAGGCGCTGAACTGGGCGCAGCGGGAGGGCGTGCATTTAATTTCTTCTCTTTCCTATGCCGAAGTCTGCGCGGTTGTCTCGCGGATAAGACGGGAAGGGCTGGTGGCTGAGGTGCTCATAAACGCCGCTTATCAGTCTCTGGAGGAAGGTCCGTGGAGATATCTGTATCTAATGCCGGACCGGGATAAGTTTAAGTCGTTGTCTCAGAAATGGCCGCTACGGGGCGCCGACCTGTGGCACCTGGCTGCTGCTAAAACGCTGCAAAAAAGGGTTCCGGAAGTTTATCTGCTGACTTTCGACAGCAGGCTGGCGGCTGCGGCGCTGGGCGAGGGGCTGCAGGACAGGGCAGATAATGTGCAATAA
- a CDS encoding hypothetical GMP synthase (containing COG0519 GuaA, GMP synthase, PP-ATPase domain/subunit and COG0518 GuaA, GMP synthase - glutamine amidotransferase domain), whose product MTLPEQEMVIVLDFGGQYSHLIARRVRELKVFCEMLPFSTPVEEIKKKGPRGIIFSGGPSSVYQKNAPFCDPAVYDLGVPILGICYGMQLMAYQLGGRVSPAGRREYGRTGLNVLDRGGLFSGLEPFEQCWMSHGDLVELPPPGFNVTARTDKAPVAAMADPARKLYAVQFHPEVVHTPKGQDILRTFLYGICGCRGLWTMGSFLERAVAEVQEQVGSGRALCALSGGVDSSVAAVLVHRAVGDRLTCVFVNHGLLRKGEAEQVQKTFKEKFKMNLIYVDARRRFLSRLAGVTDPEMKRKIIGEEFIRVFEDQAAALGQVDFLVQGTLYPDVVESGTATAAVIKSHHNVGCLPGDMRFGLVEPLRWLFKDEVRELGEEMGLPEEVIWRQPFPGPGLAVRILGEVTEHKLAILQEADAIVEEEIRKAGLYRQIWQSFAVLPDIKSVGVMGDERTYSYTVAVRAVHSRDAMTADWVRLPYEVLEAISSRIVSEIKEVNRVVYDITSKPPATIEWE is encoded by the coding sequence ATGACTTTGCCTGAGCAGGAAATGGTAATAGTCCTGGATTTCGGCGGCCAGTACAGCCACCTGATTGCCCGCCGCGTCCGGGAACTGAAAGTATTCTGTGAGATGCTGCCTTTCTCGACGCCGGTCGAGGAGATAAAAAAGAAAGGGCCCAGGGGCATTATCTTTTCGGGCGGACCTTCCAGCGTGTATCAGAAAAATGCGCCGTTCTGCGACCCGGCCGTTTATGATCTGGGCGTGCCCATTCTGGGCATCTGCTACGGGATGCAGTTGATGGCTTACCAGCTTGGGGGCCGTGTGTCTCCGGCCGGCCGCCGGGAGTACGGCCGGACCGGCCTGAACGTTCTTGACAGGGGCGGGCTTTTTTCCGGCCTTGAGCCCTTCGAGCAGTGCTGGATGAGCCACGGCGACCTGGTGGAGTTGCCGCCTCCCGGCTTCAACGTTACCGCGCGCACGGACAAGGCCCCGGTGGCGGCTATGGCCGACCCGGCCAGAAAGCTTTATGCCGTCCAGTTTCACCCTGAAGTGGTGCACACCCCGAAGGGCCAGGACATACTGAGGACCTTTCTTTACGGCATCTGCGGCTGCAGGGGGCTGTGGACGATGGGCTCTTTCCTGGAGCGGGCCGTGGCCGAGGTGCAGGAGCAGGTGGGAAGCGGAAGGGCGCTCTGCGCTTTGAGCGGCGGGGTGGATTCCTCCGTGGCGGCGGTGCTGGTGCACCGGGCGGTGGGGGACCGTCTCACCTGCGTTTTTGTAAACCACGGACTTTTGCGCAAGGGCGAGGCGGAGCAGGTGCAGAAGACCTTCAAGGAAAAGTTCAAGATGAACCTGATCTACGTGGACGCGCGCCGGCGGTTCCTGTCCAGGCTGGCCGGGGTGACCGACCCGGAAATGAAGAGGAAGATTATCGGCGAGGAGTTTATCCGCGTTTTTGAAGACCAGGCGGCCGCCTTAGGCCAGGTTGACTTTCTGGTTCAGGGGACGCTTTACCCGGACGTGGTGGAAAGCGGCACGGCCACGGCGGCGGTAATCAAGAGCCACCACAACGTGGGCTGTTTGCCGGGGGACATGCGCTTCGGCCTGGTGGAGCCCCTGCGCTGGCTGTTTAAGGACGAGGTGAGGGAGCTTGGCGAGGAAATGGGCCTGCCGGAAGAGGTGATCTGGCGCCAGCCTTTCCCCGGCCCGGGTCTGGCGGTGCGCATCCTGGGCGAGGTGACCGAGCACAAGCTGGCCATCCTGCAGGAGGCGGACGCCATCGTGGAGGAGGAAATCCGGAAGGCCGGCCTTTACCGGCAGATCTGGCAGTCTTTTGCCGTGTTGCCCGACATAAAAAGCGTGGGCGTGATGGGGGACGAGCGGACTTATTCGTACACCGTGGCCGTCCGGGCGGTGCACAGCCGCGACGCCATGACCGCCGACTGGGTGCGCCTGCCCTACGAGGTGCTGGAGGCCATCTCCTCCCGCATTGTCAGCGAGATCAAGGAAGTGAACCGGGTGGTCTACGACATTACTTCCAAGCCCCCGGCGACAATTGAGTGGGAATAG
- the Hpt gene encoding hypoxanthine-guanine phosphoribosyltransferase, giving the protein MHPDGERILFTEEEIRARVAEMGREISRDYAGRELLVVGILKGAMIFLADLVRSITVPAFFDFIAVSSYGTSTKSSGAVRILKDLDRGIEGRHVLIVEDIVDTGLTLNYLVDNLTARGPASLKVCTLLDKPSRRQKPVEIHYNGFTIPDEFVVGYGLDYNECYRNLPYIMVLSPRVFGGGR; this is encoded by the coding sequence GTGCATCCGGACGGTGAAAGGATTCTTTTTACGGAGGAGGAAATCCGGGCCCGCGTGGCGGAAATGGGGAGGGAAATCTCGCGCGACTACGCAGGCAGGGAATTGCTTGTGGTCGGCATTCTTAAAGGGGCCATGATTTTTCTGGCGGACCTGGTGCGCAGCATAACCGTTCCCGCCTTTTTCGACTTCATAGCCGTTTCCAGCTACGGCACTTCGACGAAGTCGTCCGGGGCGGTGCGGATTTTAAAGGACCTGGACCGCGGCATCGAAGGCCGCCATGTCCTTATCGTGGAGGACATCGTAGACACCGGGCTGACTTTGAACTACCTGGTTGACAATTTAACGGCCCGCGGGCCGGCCAGCCTCAAGGTGTGCACCCTCCTGGACAAGCCTTCCCGCCGCCAAAAGCCCGTTGAAATCCATTACAACGGCTTCACCATCCCGGATGAATTTGTGGTCGGCTACGGGCTGGACTACAACGAGTGCTACCGGAACCTTCCTTATATTATGGTTTTAAGCCCCAGGGTTTTCGGAGGAGGTAGGTGA